GCATTAGATAAAACACAATCAGTATATGCAAATTATATTGATGACTTAAATAATGCTTCAAGCACAACTCAAGCATTATCATTAGGCTATGCATTAGCATTAAATGATAACTTAAAAGCTATTGTTGATTACACAAACAACATAGCAACAACAGCTGAAGATTTCACAGTTGGTTTAGACTTCGCTCTATAATCAATAACTACAATTTTGTTAGTTAAAAAAAGGGAGACAGTTTTGTCTCCCTTTTTTTATGTCTAATCCCCCGGTCGCTTTAATCCCCCTCTTCGCTTTCGCGAAGTATCCCCCTTATAAAGGGGGAAGTATAAGGTTGTTAATAGTTTTACATACGTTATTAAAGTCATTTAGGATTTCATTATTATTAAATCTAATGATTGAAAGGTTATAAATGTTTAATCTTTCAGTTCTAATTTGGTCATATTGAAATTGATCATTTTCATAATGATAACTCCCATCTATTTCAATAATCAATTTAGCTTTTGAACAGTAGAAATCAACAATATAATGGTCTATTACTTTTTGTCTTTGAAAACGAAAGGTATAATTTTTTAGGAACTGAAACCATAGCTTACATTCTGCTTTAGTCATTTTTTTTCTTAGTTGCTTAGCTCTATCAATAAGTTTAGGATTATATGGTGGAGTTTTACCATTAGAAACTAAACCATTACTAATTAACCAATCTTTATCTAGATAATATGTCATAAAATAAATTATACATTAAATAATTCCCCCTTCATAAGGGGGATACTCAATTTTGCTGAGGCAAAATTGAGAGGGGGATTAAGTAGGGGATTAACCCATTTACCCACTCACCAATTAAACGTTATAATAAACACATGAAACTAGTCACTCGTCACCTTTCACTATTCACTTTTTTTCTTTTCACCTTTCACCTTTTCACCTTCACTTTTTCTGCCACCTTCACAGACAAAATAGCAACCACTGAATATATTTTCTATACAACCTTTGATGGTAATAAAATACTCACAACTACCGAACAAATAACTACAATTATCGTAAACGATGAAAAGATTCATCAGATTAAGCTAGAAGGTTCAGATGGTGGTTGGGCAAGAATCTATTTGAAACATGACAATTTGCGTCCTGTAAGTGTTAATTATTACAACGCAGATGGTTCTGCAACTAAACAATTGGTTTATGCTGAGGAACAAATCTTAGTGAAGTTAAATAATGGTCAAGACCAATACTCTTTTCCCAGCAACAGAAAAGACTATTATGATATGAATTCTTTTTTTCATTTAATGCGTGGCTATCCCATAGAAGAAAAGGAAATTATTTTTTGGAGTTTTTTGCCAGAAATACACAGAGGGTTTTTGTTATATGCTAAAAAATTAGTCCAAGAGTCAATCTCTATCAAGGGAAAAGATTATTTATGTTACAAAATAGAGGTTGGAGCCGCTGGTCTTATCGAATCAACGCTTTTTCCCCAAAAGTTTTATTTTTGGATAACTGTAGCCGAACCACGACAATTCATCCAATATGAAGGGAAAGATTTCATGGGTAACTTGCAAAAGACAATCGTAACTAGCCAATATTGAATGGTAACTGTTTAATTGTTTATTTGTTTATTTGTTAGTCTGTTTTATATGGCTTTAGTCATTCCCGCGGTACCGAAGGTCTAGCTTAGCGTTAGGCGGGAATCCACTTTTTCAGTTGATTTCTTAATTAATTAAATTCTAAAAGAGATTAACCTTAGATTCCCGCCTGCGCGGGAAGGACAATGGAAGTCAGGGGAATGATATCATAATAAGAGGGAATGACAGCTGATGGAAATAAAGCAATAGTAGTTTGGGGATGGCAGGCTCCAGGCTCGACATCTGCTTATCTAATGGCTTGGACAAGCACACCTGGAAATGATCCTATTTCATCAACACTTCTTGATGCTAAATATATGGAGGCAGATATTTCAAAAGATGGAAACTATATATCTTTTGTTACTACCGCAAATCTTGTTGGATACAGAGATATTGGAGGAGAAACCGAGAATATTATCGGACAAGGTTCTAACATAAGCTGGACTGACGACAATAAAATAGGTTTTGTTGATTTTATTGGCGGATATAGTTTATATGATACAAATAACCAAACGTTAAAAAACTACAGCATAGAAGCAGGCTATTTCTTACAATGTGCTGTTATTAATGGTGCTGGAACCAAAATAGCTTTTCGTACTTTTGGTGGACCGAATACCGGAATAGCTGTTGGTATTTTAAATAACTAATAAATTAACCATTTACACCTCATCAGATTGTTTTCCTTCTCAAGTATCACGTTTCCATGTCTAATGTCTTTCTTTATTTTAATTAAAAGTAGTTTCAATTTTCTTTATAATAAATAAATGTTAATATTCCTATATGAGTAATGAACAAAAAATTAACTATTGGTTAGATTTATCAAATTACGATTTAGACACAGCAAAAGCTATGCTAGAAACAGGTAGATATTTATATGTAGGGTTTATGTGCCATCAATCTGTGGAAAAAATATTAAAAGCGTATTTTATAAAAAATAACAACGGAAATCCTCCCTACACACACAATTTATTAAAACTTGCTACAGAATCTGGATGCTACAATCTCTTTAATGAAAACCAGAAAGATTTAATCGATCAATTAGACCCACTAAACATAGAAGCAAGATATCCAAGCTATAAAGAACAATTATTAAAACAATTAAATAAAGAAATTTGTTCAAAAATGTTTATGGAAAGTAAGGAGTTCTTAAAGTGGATCAGCA
This genomic window from Candidatus Margulisiibacteriota bacterium contains:
- a CDS encoding DUF559 domain-containing protein, encoding MTYYLDKDWLISNGLVSNGKTPPYNPKLIDRAKQLRKKMTKAECKLWFQFLKNYTFRFQRQKVIDHYIVDFYCSKAKLIIEIDGSYHYENDQFQYDQIRTERLNIYNLSIIRFNNNEILNDFNNVCKTINNLILPPL
- a CDS encoding HEPN domain-containing protein — translated: MSNEQKINYWLDLSNYDLDTAKAMLETGRYLYVGFMCHQSVEKILKAYFIKNNNGNPPYTHNLLKLATESGCYNLFNENQKDLIDQLDPLNIEARYPSYKEQLLKQLNKEICSKMFMESKEFLKWISNKL